One genomic region from Euzebya tangerina encodes:
- a CDS encoding peptidylprolyl isomerase has product MTRRLVLLALVALLATACGQALSDPGAAAVVGDDTISIAEVEELAAPLAGQINPQTGAPGGLDEAATQALGELSLFTVLNQELEAIGGQPVTDDAVDASIDEAIEAVGGEDAFQAQLDEQGITDARLRLDQSFTLLLDNMTDVVAGDEEISEEQIQQAYETQFGAPEVSHILVETEAEANEVLDRLDDGESFADVATEVSLDPGSAANGGSLGPLQPGAFVPEFEEAALALSPGEVSQPVQTQFGFHIITVGDVPPLTDDVREVIVDQLQQQQSQLAIQTVIQTALEEADVQVNPRFGRWEPVLGPQGLSQIIAAGEPLGDLVPAASADLQLEQAPPPPPDGE; this is encoded by the coding sequence ATGACACGTCGACTCGTTCTCCTCGCGCTGGTCGCTCTGCTCGCCACAGCCTGCGGGCAGGCCCTGAGTGATCCGGGTGCGGCAGCGGTCGTCGGCGACGACACCATCTCGATCGCCGAGGTGGAGGAGCTGGCAGCCCCGCTGGCCGGTCAGATCAATCCGCAGACCGGCGCACCGGGCGGGCTCGACGAAGCCGCGACCCAGGCCCTCGGCGAGCTCAGCCTCTTCACCGTCCTCAATCAGGAACTCGAGGCCATCGGCGGGCAGCCGGTGACCGACGACGCGGTCGACGCCTCCATCGACGAGGCCATCGAGGCCGTCGGGGGAGAGGACGCCTTCCAGGCACAGCTCGACGAGCAGGGCATCACCGACGCGCGGCTGCGGCTGGATCAGTCCTTCACCCTCCTGCTCGACAACATGACCGACGTCGTCGCTGGTGACGAGGAGATCTCCGAGGAGCAGATCCAGCAGGCATACGAGACCCAGTTCGGTGCGCCGGAGGTGTCCCACATCCTCGTGGAGACCGAAGCGGAGGCCAACGAGGTCCTCGATCGACTGGACGACGGTGAGTCCTTCGCCGACGTGGCAACCGAGGTCTCGCTCGATCCAGGCAGTGCGGCCAACGGCGGCTCGCTGGGCCCGCTCCAACCAGGAGCCTTCGTCCCCGAGTTCGAGGAGGCTGCGCTCGCCCTCTCGCCCGGCGAGGTGAGCCAACCGGTGCAGACCCAGTTCGGGTTCCACATCATCACGGTCGGCGACGTCCCGCCGCTCACCGACGACGTCCGTGAGGTGATCGTCGATCAGCTGCAGCAGCAGCAGTCACAGCTCGCCATCCAGACCGTCATCCAGACGGCGCTGGAGGAGGCCGACGTGCAGGTCAACCCTCGCTTCGGCCGCTGGGAGCCGGTACTCGGCCCGCAGGGGCTGTCCCAGATCATCGCTGCCGGGGAACCGCTCGGGGATCTGGTTCCGGCCGCGTCGGCTGACCTGCAACTCGAGCAGGCACCGCCTCCGCCGCCCGACGGCGAGTAG
- the pth gene encoding aminoacyl-tRNA hydrolase, which translates to MDRWLAVGLTNPEGEYGGTRHNIGADVIRALAARQSTDLKPHKAQALVADTWDRPGGTPLTLAVPFGYMNNSGGPVQQLVRFYKMPTERVIVVADELDLEPGVLKLKRGGTSGHNGFRDVKNKLGADDYIRLRFGIGRPPGQMPGAKYVLGRFSTSERAEVIDVAVEEAADTILRIVGDGFDAAQNRLHTT; encoded by the coding sequence ATGGATCGCTGGCTGGCGGTCGGTCTGACGAACCCGGAGGGCGAGTACGGCGGCACCCGCCACAACATCGGTGCTGACGTCATCCGGGCGTTGGCCGCACGTCAGTCGACCGACCTCAAGCCCCACAAGGCCCAGGCGCTGGTCGCCGACACGTGGGACCGGCCCGGTGGGACCCCGCTCACCCTCGCGGTGCCGTTCGGCTACATGAACAACTCCGGAGGCCCCGTCCAGCAGCTCGTCCGCTTCTACAAGATGCCGACCGAGCGCGTGATCGTTGTCGCCGACGAACTCGATCTGGAACCAGGTGTGCTCAAGCTGAAGCGTGGAGGGACCAGCGGGCACAACGGCTTCCGCGACGTCAAGAACAAGCTGGGCGCTGACGACTACATCCGCCTCCGCTTCGGCATCGGGCGTCCGCCCGGACAGATGCCAGGCGCCAAGTACGTCTTGGGCCGGTTCAGCACCAGCGAACGCGCCGAGGTCATCGATGTCGCCGTCGAGGAGGCGGCCGACACGATCCTCCGCATCGTCGGTGACGGCTTCGATGCGGCGCAGAACCGGCTGCACACCACATGA
- a CDS encoding cell wall-binding repeat-containing protein, whose amino-acid sequence MRRTTIVLLVLSMLLAAAPAIAQPASSWPGADGQHTHDRRSLDVGPTTPGVLWESPLADLDVGPGLTVRGVGGSFTGQGIPIIDDGVGHLITPVVLDDTATTLTIDDHALVALNQSDGSLAWSTDPEEVDVQQGCTPWIDGDGDLWTLAARSAEIGDPLPNVLPVRLNSLDGTVAARPLDDVAEEDLPDTRHGRCELEPTMVGGDVVVFQTQSFEQPLVAVDLAAETLAWTVDLEALGYAAEAQWVLGSDDGSTVLVGVDTPDEADNEVTVLALDAADGSLVDSQVVTGERFNTIVQENTVIGLPDGGIVLTTALPNSGGALQGRLMRLSADLDVVWDVATETDEDAPVTVETFGSLALGGASEELVIGWDASTVATTVSAVSIDDGASVWEVDPAGLESVPSITVDADGRAYVALAADADHDHRLQVISPDGAPGFAVASGALSTEETIAAMGPVVDGTLFAATGTAEDAVFVAFDNSGEPTSPVDPPTSVDPTDPESLLPPGITRPASSSDDPRQVAIDLCQYLNPEEGSARAVVLAQDVIFADALAGSPLAGDDGCVLFTGRAPETLDPRTAAEIDRALPPGGTVYLLGGTAAVAPAVESELLTDGYDVRRLAGQGRVQTAIAIAGEVVREVNPAATTVMLAFEGNWPDAVTGGAYGAEAGIPILLTATDELSLDTRMALASFEFGEVILLGSDVVVSEEVQASIGLPTSRAGGVNRMATATDIAGELWQIRSGITEDRFLLVNLEAANAWTLALAAAPLSARADAPQLGVGNTFYPTETSTFLRNQGFPDLPSIGLIGGVAFIGEDIEAEIGASIEP is encoded by the coding sequence ATGCGTCGTACAACCATCGTCCTGCTCGTCCTGTCCATGCTGCTGGCCGCCGCGCCGGCCATCGCACAGCCAGCATCGTCCTGGCCCGGCGCGGATGGGCAGCACACGCACGACCGCCGGTCACTCGATGTCGGGCCGACCACGCCCGGCGTCCTTTGGGAGAGCCCGTTGGCCGATCTCGACGTCGGGCCCGGCCTGACCGTGAGGGGCGTCGGTGGCAGCTTCACCGGTCAGGGCATCCCGATCATCGATGACGGTGTCGGCCACCTCATCACGCCGGTCGTCCTAGATGATACCGCCACGACCTTGACCATCGATGACCACGCGCTCGTCGCGCTCAACCAGTCCGACGGCTCGTTGGCCTGGAGCACCGATCCCGAGGAGGTGGATGTCCAGCAGGGCTGCACCCCCTGGATCGACGGCGACGGCGATCTGTGGACGCTGGCTGCGCGCTCGGCAGAGATCGGCGACCCCCTCCCCAACGTGCTGCCTGTCAGACTCAACAGCCTGGACGGGACCGTGGCAGCCCGGCCGCTGGACGATGTGGCCGAGGAGGATCTCCCTGACACCCGCCACGGCAGGTGCGAACTGGAGCCCACCATGGTCGGGGGCGACGTGGTGGTGTTCCAGACCCAGAGCTTCGAACAGCCGCTGGTAGCAGTCGACCTGGCCGCCGAGACGCTGGCATGGACCGTGGACCTGGAGGCGCTGGGCTACGCAGCCGAAGCGCAGTGGGTTCTCGGCTCGGACGACGGCTCCACCGTCCTGGTCGGCGTCGACACGCCGGATGAGGCGGACAACGAGGTCACCGTCCTCGCGCTGGATGCGGCCGACGGGTCCCTGGTGGACTCTCAGGTCGTGACCGGCGAACGCTTCAACACCATCGTGCAGGAGAACACCGTCATCGGCCTGCCGGATGGTGGGATCGTTCTGACCACTGCGCTGCCCAACAGCGGAGGCGCGCTGCAGGGTCGCCTCATGCGGCTGAGTGCCGACCTCGACGTCGTCTGGGACGTGGCGACGGAGACAGACGAGGATGCTCCGGTCACTGTCGAGACGTTCGGCTCCCTGGCACTCGGAGGTGCCTCGGAGGAGTTGGTGATCGGCTGGGACGCCTCCACCGTCGCAACGACAGTGAGCGCGGTCTCGATCGATGACGGCGCATCGGTCTGGGAGGTCGACCCCGCCGGTCTTGAGTCGGTCCCATCTATCACGGTCGACGCCGACGGCCGGGCGTACGTCGCACTCGCCGCGGATGCCGACCACGACCATCGCCTGCAGGTCATCAGCCCCGATGGCGCCCCCGGCTTCGCTGTGGCCTCTGGCGCCCTGTCGACCGAGGAGACCATTGCAGCCATGGGCCCAGTCGTCGACGGAACGCTCTTCGCTGCCACGGGAACCGCTGAGGACGCCGTCTTCGTCGCCTTCGACAACTCTGGCGAGCCCACGTCACCGGTCGACCCGCCGACATCGGTCGATCCGACTGATCCTGAGTCGCTGCTGCCCCCTGGCATCACCCGACCCGCCAGCTCCTCCGACGACCCCCGCCAAGTCGCGATCGACCTGTGCCAGTACCTGAACCCGGAGGAGGGATCCGCGCGGGCCGTGGTCCTGGCCCAGGACGTGATCTTCGCCGACGCCCTGGCCGGGTCGCCCCTGGCAGGCGACGACGGGTGCGTGCTGTTCACCGGCCGTGCACCCGAGACGCTCGACCCTCGGACAGCCGCTGAGATCGACCGAGCCCTCCCGCCGGGTGGAACCGTCTACCTGCTCGGCGGTACGGCTGCGGTTGCGCCAGCGGTGGAGAGCGAGTTGCTGACAGACGGCTACGACGTCCGTCGACTCGCGGGACAGGGTCGCGTCCAGACGGCCATCGCGATCGCCGGTGAGGTAGTCAGGGAGGTCAACCCTGCCGCCACCACGGTGATGCTCGCCTTCGAGGGCAACTGGCCGGATGCCGTCACCGGCGGTGCCTACGGTGCCGAGGCCGGCATTCCAATCCTGCTGACCGCAACCGACGAGCTCTCACTCGACACCCGGATGGCGCTTGCGTCCTTCGAGTTCGGGGAGGTAATCCTCCTGGGCAGCGACGTCGTTGTAAGCGAGGAGGTGCAGGCCAGCATCGGACTGCCGACCTCACGGGCCGGCGGGGTCAACCGCATGGCGACGGCGACGGATATCGCGGGTGAGCTGTGGCAGATCAGGTCCGGCATCACCGAGGACCGGTTCCTGCTTGTCAACCTGGAGGCGGCCAACGCCTGGACGCTCGCCTTGGCGGCGGCACCGTTGTCAGCTCGGGCCGACGCACCCCAGCTGGGTGTTGGCAACACCTTCTACCCGACCGAGACCAGCACCTTCCTCCGCAACCAGGGGTTCCCGGACCTGCCGTCCATCGGCTTGATCGGTGGCGTGGCCTTCATCGGCGAGGACATCGAGGCTGAGATCGGTGCATCCATCGAGCCGTAG
- a CDS encoding 50S ribosomal protein L25, translated as MADQIVISAEPRPGDGKGEARALRAEGRVPAVTYGADVENQPIHVDARELRAALSTEAGENAVIDVKVGDTSHLALPREIHRHPVRRDILHLDFVAINRNVKVTVDVPLVVEGDAPEGSIVSQPLNTLSIEVLPLEVPGNITVSISGLEIGDVIRVGEITVPDGVDLLDDPERTAVSITLPDTEPVDEAAEDELDGEVEGEAVEAEDGAEEAPAEGDAE; from the coding sequence ATGGCCGACCAGATCGTGATCTCTGCTGAGCCCCGCCCCGGCGACGGCAAGGGAGAGGCCCGCGCCCTGCGTGCCGAAGGTCGTGTCCCCGCCGTCACGTACGGCGCCGACGTCGAGAACCAGCCCATCCACGTGGATGCCCGTGAGCTTCGCGCCGCCCTGTCGACCGAGGCCGGGGAGAACGCGGTCATCGACGTCAAGGTGGGCGACACCAGCCACCTGGCCCTGCCCCGCGAGATCCACCGCCACCCGGTCCGTCGAGACATCCTCCACCTCGACTTCGTGGCCATCAACCGAAACGTCAAGGTGACCGTCGACGTGCCGTTGGTCGTCGAAGGCGACGCGCCCGAGGGGTCGATCGTCAGCCAGCCGCTGAACACCCTCTCCATCGAGGTGCTGCCACTGGAGGTACCGGGCAACATCACGGTCTCGATCTCCGGGCTGGAGATCGGCGACGTCATCCGGGTCGGCGAGATCACCGTCCCCGACGGCGTCGACCTGCTCGATGACCCCGAGCGGACTGCAGTGTCCATCACGCTGCCGGACACCGAGCCGGTGGACGAGGCCGCGGAGGACGAGCTCGACGGTGAGGTCGAGGGTGAGGCGGTAGAGGCTGAGGACGGTGCTGAGGAAGCTCCTGCGGAGGGCGACGCCGAGTAG
- a CDS encoding LacI family DNA-binding transcriptional regulator, whose protein sequence is MTASITDVAARAGVSVATVSRALRGLPNVADGTRQKVMAAAEALDYVVNPNASRLAAGRNTTIGVVLPHTVGWYFQHVMTGLQAHLRLRGFDLLVYTVPTPEARDQFLTTLPFRKRVDGLVLVDVPLTDAEQRALAELDIPLVAVGEGGRHFPLIKVDNCRGAEIATDFLLDLGHERIGLVSGPLDDPMRFRVANDRHEGWAKSLAGRGVDPEPSWVSIGDFRMQHGVSGIIDLLTQSTGLTAVLIMSDEMATGALHVLSQQNIRVPEDLSVIGFDGQEIATYLGLTTVHQPMEMLGVQAGEVLLALIRGESPGAFPRVLPVSLAVRETTSMPPACR, encoded by the coding sequence ATGACCGCCAGCATCACCGACGTCGCCGCGCGCGCTGGCGTGTCCGTCGCCACGGTCAGCCGGGCGCTGCGAGGGCTCCCGAACGTCGCTGACGGCACCCGGCAGAAGGTGATGGCCGCCGCCGAGGCACTGGACTACGTCGTCAACCCGAACGCCTCCCGACTGGCAGCCGGACGGAACACCACGATCGGGGTGGTCCTGCCGCACACCGTCGGCTGGTACTTCCAGCACGTGATGACGGGCCTGCAGGCGCACCTGCGGCTGCGAGGCTTCGACCTGTTGGTCTACACCGTGCCGACCCCGGAGGCGCGTGACCAGTTCTTGACCACCCTGCCGTTTCGCAAGCGGGTCGATGGCCTCGTGCTCGTCGACGTCCCCCTGACCGACGCTGAGCAGCGGGCGCTGGCCGAGCTGGACATCCCCCTCGTGGCGGTGGGCGAGGGCGGCCGGCACTTCCCACTCATCAAGGTGGACAACTGTCGGGGTGCCGAGATCGCCACGGACTTCCTGCTCGACCTCGGCCATGAGCGCATCGGCTTGGTGTCAGGGCCACTGGACGATCCGATGCGCTTCCGCGTCGCCAACGACCGGCACGAGGGCTGGGCGAAGAGCCTGGCCGGCCGCGGGGTGGACCCCGAGCCGAGTTGGGTGTCGATCGGCGACTTTCGGATGCAGCACGGGGTGAGCGGCATCATCGACCTGCTGACCCAGTCGACCGGGCTGACGGCCGTGCTGATCATGTCCGACGAGATGGCCACCGGCGCGCTCCACGTCCTGAGCCAGCAGAACATCCGCGTGCCGGAGGATCTCTCGGTGATCGGGTTCGACGGTCAGGAGATCGCCACCTACCTGGGCCTGACGACGGTGCACCAACCGATGGAGATGTTGGGCGTGCAGGCGGGGGAGGTGCTGCTGGCCCTCATCCGTGGGGAGTCCCCGGGCGCGTTCCCGCGGGTCCTGCCCGTCTCACTGGCCGTCCGGGAGACCACATCGATGCCGCCCGCGTGCCGATGA
- the mazG gene encoding nucleoside triphosphate pyrophosphohydrolase, translating to MSDVAGQRLLLVDTVDQLPGLLPWHAFVALRGCDLILLGTADHPMASHLDMAEERYEIVPADVGEQAVGRADLLGGLSLADKARATWVVERITATGAVAYIFGPDDTDAFTRSLGMEAAREGIEVEVVYFGVAPKGVKLLDLVGVEERLLAPGGCPWDAEQTHATLAKYAIEEAHELADAIAIDDPAAIAEELGDVLLQVVFHAEMAETFDIDAVAAGITEKLVRRHPHVFGRDGDAYTSADDAGQVQSNWDAIKAAEKPDRTGPFDGVPSGLPAMALAAKVQSKAERLGFVWEDEAAAAEKVAEELGEVLDARDAEETREEIGDLLLAAVSLARASGVDPEDALRRRIARFRSRFEAVVEGLDADEVAALTPEAWRARWAATAE from the coding sequence ATGAGTGACGTGGCAGGCCAACGGCTGCTGCTGGTCGACACGGTCGATCAGCTCCCGGGGCTCCTTCCCTGGCATGCGTTCGTGGCGTTGCGTGGCTGCGACCTGATTCTCCTGGGCACGGCCGATCATCCCATGGCGAGCCACCTCGACATGGCCGAGGAGCGCTACGAGATCGTCCCTGCCGACGTCGGGGAGCAGGCGGTCGGACGTGCGGACCTGCTCGGTGGCCTCTCCCTGGCCGACAAGGCTCGCGCCACCTGGGTCGTGGAACGGATCACGGCGACCGGCGCGGTGGCCTACATCTTCGGGCCCGACGACACCGATGCGTTCACCCGAAGCCTGGGCATGGAGGCGGCTCGAGAGGGCATCGAGGTCGAGGTGGTGTACTTCGGCGTGGCACCGAAGGGGGTCAAGCTGCTGGATCTGGTCGGCGTCGAGGAGCGGCTGCTGGCGCCCGGCGGGTGCCCCTGGGACGCCGAGCAGACGCATGCGACGCTGGCCAAGTACGCCATCGAGGAGGCCCACGAGCTGGCCGACGCCATCGCCATCGATGATCCAGCTGCCATCGCCGAGGAGTTGGGCGATGTGCTGCTGCAGGTCGTGTTCCACGCCGAGATGGCTGAGACCTTCGACATCGACGCCGTGGCGGCCGGGATCACCGAGAAGCTGGTCCGGCGCCACCCGCACGTGTTCGGTCGGGACGGGGACGCCTACACCTCGGCCGACGACGCCGGACAGGTCCAGTCCAACTGGGACGCCATCAAGGCGGCGGAGAAGCCTGACCGAACCGGCCCCTTCGACGGTGTGCCCAGTGGCCTGCCGGCGATGGCTCTGGCGGCCAAGGTCCAATCCAAGGCCGAGCGTTTGGGGTTCGTCTGGGAGGACGAGGCGGCGGCCGCCGAGAAGGTGGCCGAGGAGCTCGGTGAGGTGCTCGACGCGCGAGACGCCGAGGAGACACGTGAGGAGATCGGCGACCTGCTGCTGGCCGCGGTCAGCTTGGCGCGAGCCTCAGGCGTGGACCCGGAGGATGCTCTGCGCCGGCGGATCGCCCGCTTCCGCTCGCGGTTCGAGGCAGTGGTCGAGGGTCTGGACGCCGACGAGGTCGCGGCGCTGACCCCGGAGGCGTGGCGGGCGCGCTGGGCCGCGACGGCGGAGTAG
- the mfd gene encoding transcription-repair coupling factor, whose amino-acid sequence MTGLHGSGGATTSTDVAEHADPVIDRPAGQPWQPSGPLAGLLTRTTEDLDDLSLSTDAMVSPTLRPFVLAQLARRRPLLAVTPTLKDAEALADDLAAFIGTAAVEVFPPWETLPHERLSPQPSTVGRRLRVLDRLQHETAAATDQQLRVVIAPVRAVLQPMDPRLVERHPLRISTAGIEAATSEAPSTGDDEPLGLTGLVDQLANLGYVRSSMVTERGEFAQRGGLIDVFPTTEDHPVRVEFWGDDVDELRAFSTADQRALEPVESVTIHAARELVLDAETVGTAQALAEQVPALADQLQMLADGVAFEGIEGLVTAIHPTPAHLPSLMPDGTGLALIDPVQSADRAEQLVAQASELMIADWASLVEQVGHAAEPVQMSEPGAGSPTTGPPTTGPPATAPRAGFAHLDEVIAEVEGAGGKLWRLTPFSSADTFVELKARPWDTFKGDVVSAAQTVRRYLKPSGDDDPPMTVVLTTPGPGPAQRLAEVLRAEGVPVDVDDPRTRIATQPDGRAHIRESSLRTGFVAPELGICLLGEFDIFGPRRHRAGRRLKSRRLAAQTVVDLEPGDPIVHSTHGVGTYVGMVTRELRGTTTLGGGTAGTVTRDYVIVEYAGEDRLFVPSDQVDTLAKYVGGEEPKVMRMGGADWERAKGKVKAAVAEMAGELIRLYQARMHAPGHAFSPDTTWQTELEQAFAYPETPDQLEAIDAVKQDMEAPVPMDRLICGDVGFGKTEVAVRAAAKCIFDGKQCAVLVPTTLLAQQHGETFTERFSGFPVTIAVLSRFASDAEQAKILDGLAAGTVDLVIGTHRLLSKDIRFKDLGLLVVDEEQRFGVSHKERLKQMKTSVDVLTMSATPIPRTMEMAIAGIRDLSTIETAPEERQPVVTQVAALDENLAALAIRRELLREGQVFWLHNSVRTIDAAAEAIRELVPDAKIGIGHGQMAEGQLEKVMLDFWHREFDVLVSTTIIESGLDIPNANTLIVERADMFGLAQLYQLRGRVGRSRNRGYAYLFYPEDSRLTEEAYKRLESISTHTQLGSGMSIALKDLEIRGAGSMLGADQSGQVASVGFEAYSQLMADAVTELTQGTPAEPEPEIKVDLPIDAHLPKDYIAAEGLRLEAYRTIAAVRDARGVAAAREELVDRYGPLPPAAERLMTVAALKAALRRFGVEEVSTTPRRTIRISPVKLSDSQEVRLRRTDRSASYNAAAAHVELQMPGKTGDGGGDLIGWLAGRVKHVLAGK is encoded by the coding sequence ATGACCGGGCTTCACGGCTCGGGTGGAGCGACCACCAGCACCGACGTCGCCGAACACGCCGATCCGGTGATCGATCGGCCTGCCGGCCAGCCGTGGCAGCCCTCCGGTCCGCTCGCCGGGCTGCTCACGCGCACGACGGAGGACCTCGACGATCTCTCCCTGTCGACCGACGCGATGGTCTCGCCCACGCTGCGCCCGTTCGTCCTGGCTCAGCTCGCGCGGCGCCGCCCGCTGCTTGCCGTCACGCCGACGCTGAAGGACGCGGAGGCACTGGCGGACGACCTGGCGGCATTCATCGGCACTGCGGCTGTTGAGGTCTTCCCGCCCTGGGAGACGCTCCCCCACGAACGACTCTCGCCGCAGCCCTCAACTGTCGGACGTCGGCTGCGGGTCCTCGACCGCCTGCAACACGAGACGGCCGCTGCGACTGACCAGCAGCTCCGCGTCGTCATCGCGCCCGTCCGGGCGGTCCTCCAACCCATGGATCCCCGCCTGGTCGAGCGGCACCCGCTCCGGATATCCACTGCAGGCATCGAGGCCGCCACCTCCGAGGCCCCGAGCACCGGCGACGACGAGCCCCTCGGGCTGACCGGTCTGGTCGACCAGCTGGCCAACCTGGGCTACGTCCGCAGCTCGATGGTCACCGAGCGCGGCGAGTTCGCCCAACGCGGTGGACTGATCGACGTGTTCCCCACCACGGAGGACCACCCCGTCCGCGTCGAGTTCTGGGGCGACGACGTCGACGAGCTGCGGGCCTTCTCCACCGCCGATCAGCGGGCGCTGGAGCCCGTCGAGTCCGTCACGATCCATGCCGCCCGCGAACTGGTGCTGGACGCCGAGACGGTCGGGACGGCCCAGGCGCTGGCCGAGCAGGTCCCGGCGCTGGCCGACCAGCTGCAGATGCTGGCCGACGGGGTGGCCTTCGAGGGCATCGAGGGGCTCGTCACCGCCATCCATCCGACACCCGCCCACCTGCCGTCGCTCATGCCCGACGGCACCGGGCTGGCCCTGATCGACCCCGTCCAGTCCGCGGATCGGGCCGAGCAACTGGTCGCTCAGGCGTCAGAGCTCATGATCGCCGACTGGGCGTCGCTGGTCGAGCAGGTCGGCCACGCGGCCGAACCGGTCCAGATGTCCGAGCCAGGTGCCGGGTCGCCCACGACCGGGCCGCCCACGACAGGGCCGCCCGCGACCGCACCACGAGCTGGCTTCGCCCACCTCGACGAGGTCATCGCGGAGGTCGAGGGTGCCGGCGGGAAGCTCTGGCGGCTGACCCCGTTCTCGAGCGCCGACACCTTCGTCGAACTGAAGGCGCGCCCCTGGGACACCTTCAAGGGTGACGTCGTCTCGGCAGCGCAGACCGTCAGGCGGTACCTGAAGCCGAGCGGCGACGACGACCCGCCGATGACCGTGGTGCTCACCACACCCGGCCCTGGGCCCGCACAGCGGTTGGCCGAGGTGCTGCGGGCCGAGGGGGTTCCGGTCGATGTCGATGACCCCCGCACACGAATCGCCACGCAGCCGGATGGCCGGGCTCACATCCGCGAGTCATCGCTGCGGACGGGTTTCGTGGCGCCGGAGCTCGGCATCTGCCTGCTGGGTGAGTTCGACATCTTCGGGCCGCGCCGCCACCGTGCCGGCCGGCGTCTGAAGAGCCGACGGCTTGCCGCCCAGACCGTCGTCGACCTGGAGCCGGGCGACCCGATCGTCCACTCGACGCACGGCGTCGGCACCTACGTCGGCATGGTCACCCGTGAGTTGCGCGGCACCACCACACTCGGGGGCGGCACCGCCGGAACGGTGACCCGGGACTACGTCATCGTGGAGTACGCCGGCGAGGACCGGCTGTTCGTCCCCTCCGACCAGGTCGACACACTGGCCAAGTACGTGGGCGGCGAGGAGCCCAAGGTCATGCGCATGGGGGGCGCCGACTGGGAACGGGCCAAGGGCAAGGTGAAGGCCGCCGTTGCCGAGATGGCCGGTGAGCTGATCCGCCTCTACCAGGCTCGGATGCACGCACCGGGGCACGCCTTCAGTCCCGACACGACCTGGCAGACCGAGCTCGAGCAGGCCTTCGCCTACCCGGAGACCCCGGACCAACTCGAAGCCATCGACGCCGTGAAGCAGGACATGGAGGCGCCGGTCCCCATGGACCGCCTGATCTGCGGCGACGTCGGATTCGGCAAGACCGAGGTCGCGGTGCGGGCTGCCGCCAAGTGCATCTTCGACGGCAAGCAGTGTGCCGTCCTCGTCCCGACCACCCTCCTGGCCCAGCAGCACGGCGAGACCTTCACCGAACGGTTCAGCGGATTTCCGGTCACCATCGCAGTCTTGTCCCGCTTCGCCTCCGACGCCGAGCAAGCCAAGATCCTCGACGGCCTCGCTGCCGGCACCGTCGACCTGGTCATCGGCACCCACCGACTGCTCAGCAAGGACATCCGCTTCAAGGACCTCGGACTGCTCGTCGTTGACGAGGAACAGCGCTTCGGCGTCAGCCACAAGGAGCGCCTGAAGCAGATGAAGACGTCCGTCGACGTCCTGACGATGTCAGCGACCCCCATCCCACGGACGATGGAGATGGCCATTGCCGGCATCAGGGACCTGTCCACCATCGAGACCGCTCCCGAGGAACGGCAGCCGGTCGTCACCCAGGTCGCCGCCCTGGACGAGAACCTGGCGGCCCTCGCCATCCGACGCGAGTTGCTCCGCGAGGGACAGGTCTTCTGGCTCCACAACTCCGTCCGCACGATCGATGCCGCCGCGGAGGCCATCCGCGAGCTCGTGCCCGACGCGAAGATCGGGATCGGCCACGGACAGATGGCGGAGGGGCAGCTCGAGAAGGTGATGCTCGACTTCTGGCATCGCGAGTTCGACGTGCTGGTGTCGACGACGATCATCGAGTCCGGGCTGGACATCCCGAACGCCAACACCCTCATCGTGGAGCGGGCCGACATGTTCGGGTTGGCCCAGCTCTACCAGCTCCGTGGGCGTGTCGGCCGGTCGCGCAACCGCGGGTACGCCTACCTCTTCTATCCCGAGGACTCCCGGCTGACCGAGGAGGCCTACAAGCGGCTCGAGTCCATCTCAACCCACACCCAGCTGGGATCGGGGATGTCGATCGCGCTGAAGGACCTCGAGATCCGTGGGGCCGGCTCGATGCTCGGTGCCGACCAGTCGGGCCAGGTCGCCAGCGTCGGGTTCGAGGCCTACAGCCAGTTGATGGCCGACGCGGTCACCGAGCTGACCCAGGGCACACCGGCCGAGCCGGAGCCCGAGATCAAGGTCGACCTGCCGATCGACGCGCACCTCCCGAAGGACTACATCGCCGCGGAGGGTCTGCGCCTGGAGGCCTATCGAACCATCGCAGCGGTGCGGGACGCCCGTGGCGTCGCGGCCGCCCGGGAGGAACTCGTGGACCGCTACGGGCCGCTGCCGCCCGCCGCCGAGCGCCTGATGACGGTCGCCGCCCTGAAGGCCGCGCTGCGGCGCTTCGGCGTGGAGGAGGTCTCCACGACTCCGCGACGCACGATCCGGATCAGTCCCGTCAAGCTGTCGGACAGCCAGGAGGTCCGTCTGCGTCGAACCGACCGCTCAGCCTCGTACAACGCCGCCGCGGCACACGTGGAGCTCCAGATGCCCGGGAAGACGGGGGACGGCGGCGGCGACCTCATCGGCTGGTTGGCCGGGCGGGTGAAGCACGTCCTCGCTGGCAAGTAG